GATCTTCGAGTTCATGGTTCGCGACGTCGCGGAGCACGCTCTCCAGCTCTTCGGCCAGGCGAGCAGCAACGATGTACAAATGGCCCGTTGTCAGGAGATGATGCGCAAACCCGAACACGATCCGGATCGTTACGCCCGGGTCTGGGAACGGCATGTCGAGCCCCTCGACGGCGCCTACTCCATGAATCCCTGAGGTCAGACAGCTCGACCGGTACGGACCTGGGCGTGGAAATGCCTAGACTCGCGTGCGTGCATCAGGGAAGAGCCGGATGGCGCACCCGCGCCGAACGTTGGTTCGAGGCACCGGGGCGCAAGCTCCCCGGTGGTCGATGGCTGCGTACGAGCCTCCGCACACTCCATCTCATCGCTGTCGGGGCGCTCTACGGGGGCCACGTGTATGGGGTCGAAGCCGAACGCCTCGTACCTGCTCTCGTGGCCGTCCTCGCCAGCGGCGGATCCCTGGTCGTCTTCGAAGTCTGGCAGGCGCGGATCTGGTTGGTCCAGGTACGGGGCCTTGCAACGTTCTTCAAGCTGGGGCTCGTCGCCGCCGTCAGCTTCGCCTGGGAGCTTCGGCTCGTGCTGCTGACCCTTGCGCTCGTGATCGGCAGTGTGAGTTCTCATATGCCCGGGCGTTGGCGGTACCATTCTGTACTGCACGGGCGAGTCGCCGGCTCCACGGAGAGGGGTTGAGTTCCTTGGATTCGAAACCCACGACCGATGAGACGAGCTCCTTGACCGCGGCATTGTTCGCGCTGGGCTTTCGTCCATTCTTTCTGGCAGCCGGCGTTGCCGCCATCCTCCTGATCGGCATCTGGGTGGCCGCACTCCGCGGCACCAGCCTCCCCACACTGTACGACCCGGTCGGTGGCCCCATGGCCTGGCATGGCCATGAGATGCTCTTCGGCTACGTGAGCGCGGTGATCGCGGGATTCCTGCTCACGTCCGTCCGGAACTGGACGGGGTTGCCTACCCCAACCGGCCCGCGGCTCGCCGGGCTCGCGGCGCTCTGGCTGGCAGGCCGTATCGCGCCCTTCCTTCCGGCGAGCATCCCCCCGGCGTGGGCTGCCGGCCTGGATCTCTCGTTCCTCCCGGCGTTGGCGCTCGTGCTGGCCATTCCGCTGCTGCGCCAGGGTACGACCCGCAATCTGGTCTTCGTTCCGATCCTCCTCGCATTGGCAACCGCCAATCTGCTCTTCCATCTGCAGGTACTGGGCATTGCGGGTACGGGACGTGCAGGGCAACTGCTCGCGGTGGATCTGGTCGTGCTGGTGATCACGATCATCGGCGGCCGGGTGGTGCCCTTCTTCATCGACCGTGCCATTCCAGAGGCACAGCCATTGGCGAGACCGACCCTGGACGCTCTCTGCGTTGCCGGAGTGGTGGCGCTTGGCGTGCTGCGACTGCTCGGCGCAGACGACGTGCTTCGCGTCGTTGCAGGACTCACGGCCGCGCTCCATGCGGCTCGGCTCGCAGGCTGGCATGACGTGCGGCTCTGGTCGAAGCCACTCCTCTGGGTGTTGTACCTCGGGTACGCCTGGCTCGTCGTCGGCTTCGCGATGACGGCCCTCTCCGCCGTCGTGCCCCGTTTCACATCCCTGGCTCTGCATGCATTCACCGCGGGAGCCATGGGATCGATGACTCTCGGCATGATGACGCGCGTCTCACTCGGTCATACCGGGCGCCCGTTGGTCGCTTCAGGCGCAGCGGTCTTCAGCTTCATCGCCATCTTCGCAATGGGCCTCACCCGCGTCGTCATCCCCGCCATCGCGCCGAGCCTGTATCACGACCTGATCCCGATCGCGGGGCTCTTGTGGATCGTGGCTTTTCTGCCGTTCGTCGCAGCCTTCGCACCCGTTCTCATCCGGCCGCGGCCCGATGGGCGCGCCGGCTAGCCCTCGAGCGATTTGATCTCCTCGGATTCTCCGAGCAATTCGTGGACGGCATTCCGCATCTCGGCCAAGGAAAACGGTTTGGCAAGAAAGCTCGTGGGAACGTCGCCGGACTCGGAGAGATCCAGCTGTCGATCGCTATAGCCGGACACGAACAACACGGGAAGTTCCGGCTGGGCTAGCCGCAACTGCGCCGCCAGATCCGGGCCCCGCATCTCCGGCATCACGACATCGGAGATCAACAAGTCGACCCTCCCACTGGCCGCTTCGAGAAGCGCTGCAGGGCCATCCTTCGCTTCGAGCACTTCGAAGCCGGCCCGGCGCAAGTTGTCACGTACGAGGCGCCGAACACTTTCTTCATCCTCCACCACCAGCACCCGTTGCCCTCTGGCGACGAACGCGGATGCAGGTCTCGTCTGCTCAGCCTCATCGAGAGAGACCATTTCATCGATCCGCGGGAAGAAGAGCGCAACCTCACTGCCAAGGCCAGGCGTGCTGCT
The sequence above is drawn from the bacterium genome and encodes:
- a CDS encoding NnrS family protein, producing the protein MAAYEPPHTPSHRCRGALRGPRVWGRSRTPRTCSRGRPRQRRIPGRLRSLAGADLVGPGTGPCNVLQAGARRRRQLRLGASARAADPCARDRQCEFSYARALAVPFCTARASRRLHGEGLSSLDSKPTTDETSSLTAALFALGFRPFFLAAGVAAILLIGIWVAALRGTSLPTLYDPVGGPMAWHGHEMLFGYVSAVIAGFLLTSVRNWTGLPTPTGPRLAGLAALWLAGRIAPFLPASIPPAWAAGLDLSFLPALALVLAIPLLRQGTTRNLVFVPILLALATANLLFHLQVLGIAGTGRAGQLLAVDLVVLVITIIGGRVVPFFIDRAIPEAQPLARPTLDALCVAGVVALGVLRLLGADDVLRVVAGLTAALHAARLAGWHDVRLWSKPLLWVLYLGYAWLVVGFAMTALSAVVPRFTSLALHAFTAGAMGSMTLGMMTRVSLGHTGRPLVASGAAVFSFIAIFAMGLTRVVIPAIAPSLYHDLIPIAGLLWIVAFLPFVAAFAPVLIRPRPDGRAG